A window of Calliopsis andreniformis isolate RMS-2024a chromosome 3, iyCalAndr_principal, whole genome shotgun sequence contains these coding sequences:
- the LOC143177185 gene encoding GTP-binding protein 2 → MESFLELFDPENNKNTQKEIWNDSENEGNGISDCENSSGDDDQEERLPPEPEQGNIEYKLKLINPSSQRFEHLVTQMKWRLREGNGEAIYQIGVENNGKLTGLTREDMNASLKTLNDMAARLGATTSILRERLANSKNKNMSTHSNNNEERRVAEVLVKKLRKGDREDQDCIVDLRLAVTGAQDAGKSTLLGVLTQGELDNGRGRARLNMLRHLHEIRTGRTSSISHEIIGFDSGGHVLNYAEMATAEEICEHASKVVTFIDLAGHRKYLRTTVLGLTGYSPHHVMLVVAPPMNEASQEHMTLCLTLGLPFFIVVNKIDLGFCSLPETINQLESAISTQGYSKQLVMYNDCEIPWNYESDVIPIFTVSCVTGEGLEDLTNFIKNLSPHDVNSNSDSESCLFQIDETFRVAGLNEPVLGGLLVKGAIAPGTRLLVGPLPDGKFSPVKVVSLHRNKAPCCLVRASQSASLTLAPPTNRSPPLPHLRPGMVLVSLWDQPHATLFFQATVLIVYHATAIFSGFQTTVHIGNVRQTCIIKGIMDEKGRGLQTNDTASVLFRFVSHPEYLHVGMRLLLREGRTKGIGKITQIFPLIGQQTGMQ, encoded by the exons ATGGAGTCATTCTTGGAATTGTTTGATCCAGAAAATAACAAAAACACACAAAAAGAGATATGGAACGACTCTGAAAATGAAGGAAATGGAATATCAGATTGTGAAAACTCAAGTGGTGATGATGATCAAGAAGAGAGATTACCACCAGAACCAGAACAGGGTAATATTGAGTATAAACTAAAACTGATAAACCCATCTAGTCAACGATTTGAACATTTAGTTACGCAAATGAAGTGGCGACTCAGAGAAGGCAATGGAGAAGCAATTTATCAAATAG GTGTAGAAAATAATGGAAAATTAACAGGCTTAACAAGGGAGGATATGAATGCATCATTGAAAACTCTAAATGATATGGCAGCAAGATTAGGAGCCACTACAAGTATATTACGTGAAAGACTTGCCaattctaaaaataaaaatatgtctACTCACAGTAACAACAATGAGGAAAGACGAGTAGCAGAAGTGTTAGTAAAAAAGTTAAGAAAAGGAGACAGGGAGGATCAAGATTGTATTGTCGATTTGAGACTTGCTGTTACTGGTGCGCAGGATGCAGGAAAATCAACTCTCTTAG GTGTATTGACCCAGGGTGAATTAGATAATGGTAGAGGGAGAGCAAGGCTCAACATGTTACGACATCTTCACGAAATAAGAACAGGTCGTACATCGTCAATATCGCACGAAATTATAGGATTCGATAGCGGGGGACACGTCTTAAATTACGCAGAAATGGCAACTGCAGAAGAAATCTGTGAACACGCTTCAAAGGTCGTTACGTTTATAGACTTAGCTGGGCATCGGAAATATTTGAGAACTACTGTGCTTGGTCTAACAG GATATTCACCTCATCATGTGATGTTGGTTGTAGCACCGCCTATGAATGAAGCGTCACAAGAACATATGACTCTGTGTCTCACGCTAGGACTTCCATTCTTCATAGTTGTAAATAAAATTGACCTTGGTTTTTGTAGCTTGCCTGAAACCATAAATCAGTTAGAAAGTGCAATTAGTACGCAGGGTTATTCCAAACAGTTAGTGATGTATAATGATTGTGAAATTCCTTGGAATTACGAATCAGATGTGATACCAATTTTTACTGTGAGTTGTGTCACAGGAGAAGGTTTAGAAGATTTAACAAATTTCATCAAAAATTTATCCCCACATGATGTGAATTCTAATTCGGATTCAGAATCGTGTCTTTTTCAAATTGACGAAACGTTTAG GGTAGCGGGTTTGAACGAACCAGTTTTGGGTGGACTTCTTGTGAAAGGAGCAATTGCACCTGGCACTCGACTATTAGTAGGTCCTTTACCAGACGGTAAATTCAGTCCTGTCAAGGTCGTTAGTTTACATCGTAACAAAGCTCCCTGTTGTTTAGTAAGAGCCTCACAAAGTGCCAGTTTAACATTAGCACCGCCAACAAATCGGAGTCCCCCTTTGCCCCATCTTCGACCTGGAATGGTTTTAGTATCACTATGGGACCAGCCACATGCGACATTGTTTTTCCAA GCAACCGTGTTAATAGTTTACCATGCCACTGCAATATTTTCTGGTTTCCAAACGACAGTGCATATAGGGAACGTGAGACAGACATGCATTATTAAGGGAATAATGGATGAAAAAGGTAGAGGTTTGCAAACAAACGATACCGCCTCTGTGTTATTCAGGTTTGTCAGTCATCCAGAATATCTGCATGTTGGAATGCGGCTTTTACTTAGAGAAGGTCGTACCAAAGGAATTGGTAAGATCACACAAATATTTCCTTTGATCGGTCAACAGACCGGTATGCAATAA